Genomic window (Sediminispirochaeta smaragdinae DSM 11293):
AGGGGTACAGGATTATATCTTTACCAACTATCGGGGGCTTACCGTTGCTCAAATTACCGAGCTTCGGGATAAGCTGCGAAAAGAAAACGCTCTTTTTAAGGTTGTTAAGAACCGTTTTGCGAAGATTGCCCTTCGTGATATGGAGCAGCCTGCCGTTGATGAGCATCTGACCGGTCCTACCGCGGTTGCCCTTGCAAAGGGTGAGTCCGGTCCTGTGGCCAAGATCCTTTTTGAAATTGCCAAGGATCTTCCGCTTGAAGTGAAGGGCGGTATCATTAATGGGAATGTTTTTGATGCGGAGCAGGTCGAGGCCTTCAGTAAACTGCCGACGCGGCATGAACTGATTGCAATGTTGATGGGGACCATGAGGGCTCCGGTGCAGCATGTCGTATATGTTCTGAACGCAGTTCCCACAAAATTGGTCAGAACGCTTCAGGCGGTTGCCGACAAGAAGCAGGCCGGTTGAATGTAGAAACCTTTCGTCGTCGTTGACGGCGAGTTCATATTAATTGTTCGACGTTAGTCTTCGAAAGAAGCCATGCTATCGTCGGGCTTAAAAGATTGAAGGAGAAGATAATATGGCTGATGTGAAGAAAGAGGATATCCTCGAAGCAATTGCGAACATGAGTGTTCTTGAGGTGAGCGAGCTCATCACCATGATGGAAGAGAAGTTCGGTGTTACCGCTGCAGCACCCGTTGCTGTTGCCGCTGCCGGTGCTGCTCCTGCCGCCGCCGCTGCCGAAGAGGAAGAGAAAACCGAATTCGACGTTATACTTAAGAGTGTTGCCGACGGAAAGAAGATTCCCGTCATTAAGGAAGTTCGAGCAATTACCGGTCTTGGCCTGAAAGAGGCTAAGGATATCGTTGAAGCCGGTGATAAGGCGATTAAGGAAGGGGTTTCCAAGGAGGATGCTGCTTCCATGAAGGAGAAGCTTGAGGCTGCTGGCGCCGTTGTTGAGGTGAAATAAGTCTTTGGCGATCACGTCGTCTCGAATATTGATTTTGTTACCCATTTGCCACCGGAGAGACAGGTTTCTCCGGTGGCGATTTGTGTCTTTTGAATGAATAGGATACTATCCAACTGTCCAGGGGGGAAGAATGGTTGCTCAAGGCAAAGCCATTGAACGAACATATATCGGCCAAGAGTTCCAGGAAGTGATGGAGCTGCCGGACCTCGTTGATATTCAGCTCACTTCATACGACCGGTTCCTGCAGCGTTCTAAGCTCCTCGCCGGCCAGGATCTTGCGGAACAGGGACTTGAAGAAGTTTTTCAGACTGTTTTTCCTATCGAAAGTCCCAACGGGGACATGAGTCTTGAGTATACCCAGTATACCCTGGATGAGGAAAATATCAAATTTTCTCAGGAAGAATGTAAGCGAAAAGGCCTCACCTATGCGGTTCCTGTCAAGGCGAAGATCAATCTTGTCTTTCATGAAACCGGTGAGATTCGTCAGAAGGATATCTATGTCGGGGATATCCCTTTGATGACCGAACGAGGTACCTTCATTATTAATGGTGCCGAACGTGTTGTTGTTAGTCAGATTCACCGTTCTCCCGGTGTTATTTTTAGTCATGAAAAGGGAATCTTCTCCTCCAGGATAATCCCCTACAGGGGGTCGTGGCTTGAGTTTGAGATAGACCAGAAAAAAGAGCTGATATATGCCAAGATCGACCGGAAAAAACGGATTCTCGGAAGTCTGTTTCTTAGGGCGCTTGGCTTTGATACCCGTGAGAAGATGATCGATCTCTTTTACAAGAAGACCTTAGAGCATGTTTCCGAGGAACGGGAGAAGAAAGAGCAGCTGGTGAATAAGGTTCTCGCCAGGGCCGTCTTTGTCGAGCGGGATGGCGAGACTCGTAAACTCTACCGTGCCGGAGAGAAGCTCCACCCTCATGATGTGGATGAACTACTCCATTCCGAGGTTCGTGAGATCGAGGTTATCGACTTCTCTCATCCCGAATCCCTTCACAGTCAAATTATTCTCAACTGTTTTGAGCGTGAAGAGGTCAAGATTGTCAAGGATGATCCGAATGTCGATGAACCGACGAAAGAGGATGCCCTTATTGCGGTCTATTCGGTTTTGATGCCGGGGGAGCCTATTACCCTCGAAGCTGCGGAAAAAGACCTTCATTCGATGTTCTTCTCCAGCCGTCGTTACGACCTCGGCAGGGTTGGACGTTATAAACTTAATAAGAAATTCGATTATGAGAATCCTGATGATTCTCATGTGCTTAGCAAAATGGACATCGTCAACACCATGCTTTTCCTTATCAAGGTCTATATTGGTGAGGCGTATGTTGATGATATCGATCACCTTGGAAACCGCCGGATACGTTCGGTTGGTGAGCTTTTGGCAAATCAGCTAAAAACCGCTTTTGCCAGGATGGAGCGAATCGCCAAGGAGCGGATGAGTCTGAAGGAGACCGATACGGTTCGTCCCCAGGACCTTATCTCCATCAAGCCGGTTGTGGCGGCGATAAAGGAGTTCTTTGGTTCCAGCCAGCTTTCGCAGTTTATGGACCAGGTAAACCCCCTTGCTGAGCTTACCCATAAGCGGCGGCTCAACGCCCTTGGACCCGGTGGTCTTTCCCGGGATCGTGCGGGTTTCGAGGTCCGTGATGTTCACTATACCCATTACGGTCGTATGTGTCCCATCGAGACCCCTGAAGGTCCGAATATCGGGCTGATTGTTTCCCTGGCGAACTATACTAAGGTAAATTCATACGGCTTTCTTGAGGCCCCTTATCGAAAGGTTGTGGATGGTCATGCGACCCGGGATATCGAATACCTCTCCGCAATGGATGAAGAGAAGTATAATATTGCCCAGGCCAATGCAAAGATCGATAAAAACGGAACCTTTCTTGATGAGATGATTTCCATACGTAAGGGCGGCGATTATACCACAAAGCCGCCTTCCGATATCCAATATATGGATGTTTCGCCGAAGCAGGTTATTTCGGTGGCGACCAGCCTTATCCCGTTCCTTGAGCATGATGACGCCAACCGGGCCCTTATGGGATCGAACATGCAGCGCCAGGCCGTGCCTCTGGTCTTTCCCGAACCTCCGAGGGTCGGAACCGGAATGGAGGCGA
Coding sequences:
- the rplL gene encoding 50S ribosomal protein L7/L12, whose protein sequence is MADVKKEDILEAIANMSVLEVSELITMMEEKFGVTAAAPVAVAAAGAAPAAAAAEEEEKTEFDVILKSVADGKKIPVIKEVRAITGLGLKEAKDIVEAGDKAIKEGVSKEDAASMKEKLEAAGAVVEVK
- the rplJ gene encoding 50S ribosomal protein L10, which translates into the protein MAEYQTKIQDYKVEAVDSLKSEFEGVQDYIFTNYRGLTVAQITELRDKLRKENALFKVVKNRFAKIALRDMEQPAVDEHLTGPTAVALAKGESGPVAKILFEIAKDLPLEVKGGIINGNVFDAEQVEAFSKLPTRHELIAMLMGTMRAPVQHVVYVLNAVPTKLVRTLQAVADKKQAG
- the rpoB gene encoding DNA-directed RNA polymerase subunit beta, producing the protein MVAQGKAIERTYIGQEFQEVMELPDLVDIQLTSYDRFLQRSKLLAGQDLAEQGLEEVFQTVFPIESPNGDMSLEYTQYTLDEENIKFSQEECKRKGLTYAVPVKAKINLVFHETGEIRQKDIYVGDIPLMTERGTFIINGAERVVVSQIHRSPGVIFSHEKGIFSSRIIPYRGSWLEFEIDQKKELIYAKIDRKKRILGSLFLRALGFDTREKMIDLFYKKTLEHVSEEREKKEQLVNKVLARAVFVERDGETRKLYRAGEKLHPHDVDELLHSEVREIEVIDFSHPESLHSQIILNCFEREEVKIVKDDPNVDEPTKEDALIAVYSVLMPGEPITLEAAEKDLHSMFFSSRRYDLGRVGRYKLNKKFDYENPDDSHVLSKMDIVNTMLFLIKVYIGEAYVDDIDHLGNRRIRSVGELLANQLKTAFARMERIAKERMSLKETDTVRPQDLISIKPVVAAIKEFFGSSQLSQFMDQVNPLAELTHKRRLNALGPGGLSRDRAGFEVRDVHYTHYGRMCPIETPEGPNIGLIVSLANYTKVNSYGFLEAPYRKVVDGHATRDIEYLSAMDEEKYNIAQANAKIDKNGTFLDEMISIRKGGDYTTKPPSDIQYMDVSPKQVISVATSLIPFLEHDDANRALMGSNMQRQAVPLVFPEPPRVGTGMEAKTAYDSGVLLKAKRSGVVEQVTSLEVVIKPDNPKDDHDRDVYHIQKFQRTNQDTCFNQKPVVSLGQKIDKGQVLADGPATRAGELALGQNMIVGFVPWNGYNYEDAILISEKVVKEDSYTSIHIKEFTVDVRETKLGPEKLTRDIPNTNEKSLEQLDEEGIIRIGAKVKSGYILVGKVTPKSETETTPEFKLLNSIFGEKAKEVRDTSLKVPHGIEGTVIDVQRLRRSEGDDLPPGVEEVVKVLIATKRKLRQGDKMAGRHGNKGVVARVLPEEDMPYMADGTPLDLCLNPLGVPSRMNLGQILETELGWAALALDKWFSTPVFQSASTDQIEQKMKEAGLPVGGKTVLRDGRTGIPFENSVFVGVMYMLKLHHLVDDKMHARSTGPYSLVTQQPLGGKAQFGGQRLGEMEVWALEAYGAANTLQELLTIKSDDMNGRAKIYESIVKGEPSTAAGVPESFNVLVQELRGLALDMSIYDSKGKRIPLTERDEELINRQGTQF